The Vidua macroura isolate BioBank_ID:100142 chromosome 27, ASM2450914v1, whole genome shotgun sequence genome includes a window with the following:
- the LOC128819869 gene encoding keratin, type I cytoskeletal 16-like: protein MSCSIKRTSSTSYRSGGGGGGACGGSSGRSSSVSCRRYASSVIGGGSYGGAACGGYGGGLSMGSLAGGFGGGFAGICGPGGDLLLSGNEKVTMQNLNDRLASYLDKVRRLEEENAQLEHHIREWYRKQAPSVSKDYSSYYQTIEQLQNQIISATVDNNKMLLDIDNSKMTADDFRMKYENELVIRQTVEADINGLRNLMDDLTLVRSSLESELESLKDELIALKRNHEEEMRQLQSQTGGDVSVEVNAAPGEDLTKILNDLRDEYEQIIEKNRREVEQWYEVKIQEVNQQVTSSSQDIQTSSHQLTELRREMQNLEIELQAQLSTKSSLENSLAETESRYSFLLQQIQGQINCIEEELASIRCEMEGQSQEYKMLLGIKTRLEQEIQQYRALLQEGQQDLVSSQGAFQGGGKSSQSYSASYSHSQCGDMSGQSRVC, encoded by the exons ATGAGCTGCAGCATCAAGAGAACATCCAGCACCTCGTACAGGAgcggaggaggaggtggaggcgcctgcggcggcagcagcggccgCAGCTCCTCCGTGTCCTGCCGGCGCTACGCCTCCTCCGTCATCGGCGGCGGCAGCTACGGCGGGGCAGCCTGCGGGGGCTACGGGGGCGGCCTGAGCATGGGCAGCCTTGCCGGGGGCTTCGGCGGGGGCTTTGCGGGCATCTGCGGCCCTGGGGGTGACCTGCTGCTCAGCGGCAATGAGAAGGTCACCATGCAGAACCTCAACGACCGCCTGGCCTCTTACCTGGACAAGGTGCgaaggctggaggaggagaacgCTCAGCTCGAGCACCACATCCGGGAGTGGTACAGGAAACAAGCTCCCAGCGTTTCCAAGGACTACAGCTCCTACTACCAGACCATCGAACAACTCCAGAATCAG ATTATTTCTGCCACTGTGGACAATAACAAAATGCTTCTGGACATCGATAACAGCAAGATGACTGCTGATGACTTCAGAATGAA GTATGAGAATGAGCTGGTCATCCGTCAGACTGTGGAGGCTGACATCAATGGCCTGAGAAATCTCATGGATGACCTGACTCTGGTTAGATCTTCACTGGAATCCGAGCTGGAGTCCCTGAAGGATGAGCTGATTGCTCTCAAGAGAAACCATGAGGAG GAAATGAGGCAGCTCCAGTCCCAAACTGGTGGCGACGTGAGCGTGGAGGTCAATGCTGCCCCTGGAGAAGACTTGACAAAGATCCTGAATGACCTGAGAGATGAATATGAGCAGATCATTGAGAAGAACCGCAGGGAGGTGGAGCAGTGGTATGAGGTCAAG ATCCAAGAAGTCAACCAGCAGGTCActtccagcagccaggacaTCCAGACAAGCAGCCACCAGCTCACGGAGCTGAGGCGCGAGATGCAGAACCTGGAGATCGaactgcaggcacagctcagcacg AAAAGCTCTCTGGAGAACTCCCTGGCAGAAACCGAGTCTCGCTACAGCTTCCTGCTGCAACAAATCCAGGGACAGATCAACTGCATCGAGGAGGAGCTGGCCAGCATCCGCTGTGAGATGGAGGGTCAGAGCCAGGAGTACAAGATGCTCCTGGGTATAAAAACCCGCCTGGAGCAGGAGATCCAGCAGTACCGGgcgctgctgcaggaggggcagcaggaccTTGT ttcctCCCAAGGAGCTTTCCAAGGAGGTGGAAAATCCTCCCAGTCATATTCTGCTTCCTACTCTCATTCCCAGTGTGGAGACATGTCAG GGCAGTCAAGAGTGTGctag
- the LOC128819875 gene encoding keratin, type I cytoskeletal 15-like yields MSCSIKRTSSTSYRSGGGGGGACGGSSGRSSSVSCRRYASSVIGGGSYGGAACGGYGGGLSMGSLAGGFGGGFAGICGPGGDLLLSGNEKVTMQNLNDRLASYLDKVRRLEEENAQLEHHIREWYRKQAPSVSKDYSSYYQTIEQLQNQIISATVDNNRMILDIDNSKMTADDFRMKYENELVIRQTVEGDINGLRNILDGLTTTRSSLESELESLRDELMALKRNHEEEMRQLQSQTGGDVSVEVNAAPGEDLTKILNDLRDEYEQIIEKNRREVEQWYEVKIQEVNQQVTSSSQDIQTSSHQLTELRREMQNLEIELQAQLSTKSSLENSLAETESRYGRMLQQIQAQINCIEEELASIRCEMEGQSQEYKMLLGIKMRLEQEIQQYRALLQEGQQDLVSCQGALQGGGMSSHSSSSYSHGQSSDKAGQSRVC; encoded by the exons ATGAGCTGCAGCATCAAGAGAACATCCAGCACCTCGTACAGGAgcggaggaggaggtggaggcgcctgcggcggcagcagcggccgCAGCTCCTCCGTGTCCTGCCGGCGCTACGCCTCCTCCGTCATCGGCGGCGGCAGCTACGGCGGGGCAGCCTGCGGGGGCTACGGGGGCGGCCTGAGCATGGGCAGCCTTGCCGGGGGCTTCGGCGGGGGCTTTGCGGGCATCTGCGGCCCTGGGGGGGACCTGCTGCTCAGCGGCAATGAGAAGGTCACCATGCAGAACCTCAACGACCGCCTGGCCTCTTACCTGGACAAGGTGCgaaggctggaggaggagaacgCTCAGCTCGAGCACCACATCCGGGAGTGGTACAGGAAACAAGCTCCCAGCGTTTCCAAGGACTACAGCTCCTACTACCAGACCATCGAACAACTCCAGAATCAG ATTATTTCTGCCACTGTGGACAACAACAGGATGATTCTGGACATCGATAACAGCAAGATGACTGCTGATGACTTCAGAATGAA GTATGAGAACGAGCTGGTCATCCGTCAGACCGTGGAGGGTGACATCAATGGCCTGAGAAACATCCTGGATGGTCTCACTACCACTCGGTCTTCCCTGGAATCTGAGCTGGAGTCCTTGAGGGATGAGCTGATGGCTCTCAAGAGAAACCATGAGGAG GAAATGAGGCAGCTCCAGTCCCAAACTGGTGGCGACGTGAGCGTGGAGGTCAATGCTGCCCCTGGAGAAGACTTGACAAAGATCCTGAATGACCTGAGAGATGAATATGAGCAGATCATTGAGAAGAACCGCAGGGAGGTGGAGCAGTGGTACGAGGTCAAG ATCCAAGAAGTCAACCAGCAGGTCActtccagcagccaggacaTCCAGACAAGCAGCCACCAGCTCACGGAGCTGAGGCGCGAGATGCAGAACCTGGAGATCGaactgcaggcacagctcagcacg AAAAGCTCTCTGGAGAACTCCCTGGCAGAAACCGAGTCTCGCTATGGCCGCATGCTCCAACAAATCCAGGCGCAGATCAACTGCATCGAGGAGGAGCTGGCCAGCATCCGCTGTGAGATGGAGGGTCAGAGCCAGGAGTACAAGATGCTGCTGGGCATCAAGATGCGCCTGGAGCAGGAGATCCAGCAGTACCGGgcgctgctgcaggaggggcagcaggatCTTGT